In Croceicoccus sp. Ery15, a genomic segment contains:
- a CDS encoding DnaB-like helicase C-terminal domain-containing protein, which produces MNYSAHITADPLATTETEYDLLGILMRQNELVETVADLIEPQDFSEPLFGRIYGYIAAEVMQGKAANPVTLRGYLDGDSEFQSLGGVQYLGEMTGNISLMSAYDAAKHLADVSRRRHMRNELRVASDACADVAIPISEIIGQADNAISTKAADSIHQPTGAECFEELVQSFDEPQLGVICQQIPSLDELHGPMKPKQLIIMAGRPGMGKTAVALSYAIGAAEGGHGVLFVSLEMSSRELAARMAADMCFQNGDGVPYAAIRDGKPNDFQRRKVVEAGTYMAKLPLNVVDAGHLTVGRLNMLVRRHARRMAAQGFSLDLVVVDYLQLLSPNTKGRSAYEAVSEVSRELKAIAKDNDVAILALAQLSRSVEKRDDKRPQLSDLRDSGQIEQDADSVIFLLRQEYYLRQEEPEPGTAERVGWETAMQTVQGQIEFITAKRRDGVTGNAFGQFHGAYQAVR; this is translated from the coding sequence ATGAACTACAGCGCGCATATCACCGCCGATCCGCTGGCGACCACGGAAACCGAATACGATCTGCTGGGCATTCTTATGCGGCAGAACGAGCTGGTCGAAACCGTGGCCGATCTGATCGAACCGCAAGACTTTAGCGAACCGCTGTTCGGGCGCATCTACGGCTATATTGCCGCCGAGGTAATGCAGGGCAAGGCGGCAAACCCCGTCACCCTGCGCGGCTATCTGGACGGCGACAGTGAGTTCCAGAGCCTTGGCGGGGTTCAATACCTTGGCGAAATGACCGGCAACATATCGCTAATGTCGGCATATGATGCAGCCAAGCATCTTGCAGACGTATCGCGCCGCCGTCACATGCGCAACGAACTGCGTGTCGCTTCGGATGCCTGCGCCGATGTGGCGATTCCCATATCGGAAATCATCGGGCAGGCCGACAACGCAATCAGCACGAAGGCCGCTGACAGCATCCATCAGCCAACGGGAGCCGAGTGCTTCGAGGAACTGGTGCAAAGCTTCGATGAGCCGCAGCTTGGCGTGATCTGCCAGCAGATACCGTCGCTGGATGAATTGCACGGCCCGATGAAGCCCAAGCAGCTTATCATCATGGCTGGCCGTCCCGGCATGGGTAAGACCGCCGTTGCACTGTCCTATGCCATCGGCGCTGCCGAGGGTGGGCATGGCGTTCTGTTCGTGTCGCTCGAAATGTCGAGCCGCGAACTTGCCGCCCGCATGGCCGCAGACATGTGTTTCCAGAATGGCGACGGCGTTCCCTATGCCGCGATCCGCGACGGCAAGCCGAACGACTTCCAGCGCCGCAAGGTGGTGGAGGCTGGCACCTACATGGCGAAGCTTCCCCTGAACGTGGTGGATGCCGGTCACCTGACCGTGGGGCGGTTGAACATGCTTGTGCGCCGTCACGCCCGCAGGATGGCCGCACAGGGCTTTTCGCTCGATCTGGTGGTCGTGGACTACCTGCAATTGCTTTCGCCCAACACGAAAGGCCGCAGCGCCTATGAGGCCGTGTCCGAGGTATCCCGTGAACTGAAGGCAATCGCCAAGGACAATGATGTTGCGATCCTTGCTTTGGCGCAGCTTTCTCGGTCGGTCGAAAAGCGGGACGACAAGCGCCCGCAGCTTTCGGACCTACGCGATAGCGGGCAGATTGAACAGGACGCGGACAGCGTGATCTTCCTGCTGCGCCAGGAATACTATCTGCGCCAAGAGGAACCCGAACCCGGCACCGCCGAGCGCGTTGGCTGGGAAACCGCCATGCAGACGGTGCAGGGGCAGATTGAGTTCATCACTGCCAAGCGCCGCGATGGCGTAACGGGTAACGCTTTCGGTCAATTCCACGGCGCTTATCAGGCGGTGCGGTGA
- a CDS encoding DUF1364 domain-containing protein yields MNAILPQRKPKKVKRESRWHSPKHLRWIREFACCNCGSMDNIEAAHVRMRSGAGMGQIPDDFLAVPLCHQCHRYDQHQHGEETFWRRYAADQKQTVWALLDMLAIKSPEAADIRRVKKEREA; encoded by the coding sequence ATGAACGCCATCCTGCCCCAACGCAAACCCAAGAAGGTCAAGCGCGAAAGCCGCTGGCACTCTCCCAAGCACCTCCGGTGGATCAGGGAGTTTGCCTGCTGCAATTGCGGGTCGATGGATAACATCGAAGCGGCCCATGTCAGGATGCGCAGCGGGGCAGGCATGGGGCAAATTCCAGACGACTTTCTCGCCGTGCCATTGTGCCACCAGTGCCACCGCTACGACCAGCACCAGCATGGCGAGGAAACGTTCTGGCGGCGTTACGCAGCCGACCAAAAGCAAACCGTATGGGCGCTTCTGGATATGCTGGCCATCAAGTCACCAGAGGCAGCGGACATACGCAGGGTAAAGAAGGAACGGGAAGCGTGA
- a CDS encoding bifunctional (p)ppGpp synthetase/guanosine-3',5'-bis(diphosphate) 3'-pyrophosphohydrolase, protein MLRQYELVERVKAYDPDADEAMLNRAYVYTVQKHGTQKRASGDPYFSHPVEVAGLMTDLKLDQETIITALLHDTVEDTLATIEDVERNFGAEVARLVDGVTKLSKIEQMPENERAAENLRKFLLAMSEDLRVLLVKLADRLHNMRTLHFISKPEKRQRIARETMDIYAPLAERVGMYEYMREMQLLAFEQLEPQAYATITGRLAQIRSEEGGQVDEIALRIKQVLAEGGLNVEVSGREKHPFSIWKKMAERHVSFEQITDIMAFRVLTDSEEDCYRALGLLHRNWSSLPGRFKDYISTPKANGYRSLHTAMIYRNSMRMEVQIRTQEMHRTNEFGLAAHWAYKQGGATPDGQVGWLRDLIEVMEQAQDAEELLENAKLAIYQDRIFAFTPKGALYQLPKGATPVDFAFAVHTDLGAQAVGAKINGRHMPLRTPLANGDVVEIIKGSDSEPQLSWLSFVTTAKARAAIRRSVRMKEREETVETGRDLYESIVARMPGKVGKKALTGALKRLELSDEDALMLAIGEARLGEREVMEALVPGSAAELPDNSFWQAPLRAVRIRGLKRGSDFVLGECCHPVPGDRIVGLSDGKTVKVHTIDCLTLAREAGDEEWMDLSWDANTDGATGRLQVILYNRPGTLAEMTGIFAANHVNISHLALLSRDERFGHYEVDIEVRDLAHLTRNISALRASDAVAQANRV, encoded by the coding sequence ATGCTGCGCCAGTACGAACTTGTCGAACGTGTAAAAGCCTATGATCCCGACGCGGACGAGGCGATGCTGAACCGTGCCTATGTCTATACCGTGCAGAAGCACGGCACGCAGAAGCGGGCCAGCGGCGACCCCTATTTCAGCCATCCGGTCGAAGTGGCGGGTTTGATGACCGACCTGAAGCTCGATCAGGAAACGATCATCACCGCGCTGCTGCACGATACGGTGGAAGACACGCTCGCCACGATCGAGGATGTGGAGCGTAATTTCGGAGCCGAAGTCGCGCGGCTGGTCGATGGCGTGACCAAGCTGTCGAAGATCGAGCAGATGCCCGAGAACGAGCGCGCGGCCGAAAACCTGCGCAAATTCCTTTTGGCGATGAGCGAGGATTTGCGCGTCCTGCTCGTCAAGCTGGCCGACCGGCTGCACAATATGCGCACGCTGCACTTCATATCGAAGCCGGAAAAGCGCCAGCGCATCGCGCGCGAGACGATGGATATCTATGCCCCGCTGGCCGAGCGTGTGGGCATGTACGAATATATGCGCGAGATGCAGCTGCTGGCCTTCGAACAGCTGGAACCGCAGGCCTATGCCACCATCACCGGCAGGCTGGCGCAGATCCGGTCGGAAGAAGGCGGGCAGGTCGACGAAATCGCGCTGCGCATCAAACAGGTGCTGGCCGAAGGCGGGCTGAACGTCGAGGTTTCGGGGCGCGAAAAACATCCCTTTTCGATCTGGAAGAAGATGGCCGAACGCCATGTCAGTTTCGAACAGATCACCGATATCATGGCGTTCCGCGTGCTGACCGATAGCGAGGAGGATTGCTATCGCGCGCTGGGCCTGCTTCACCGCAACTGGTCGAGCCTGCCCGGGCGGTTCAAGGATTATATCTCCACCCCCAAGGCGAACGGCTATCGCTCGCTTCACACCGCGATGATCTATCGCAATTCGATGAGGATGGAGGTGCAGATCCGCACGCAGGAAATGCACCGCACCAATGAATTCGGCCTTGCCGCGCATTGGGCATACAAACAGGGCGGGGCGACGCCCGACGGACAGGTCGGCTGGCTGCGCGATCTGATCGAGGTGATGGAGCAGGCGCAGGACGCCGAGGAACTGCTCGAAAACGCGAAGCTGGCGATTTATCAGGATCGCATCTTCGCCTTTACACCCAAGGGCGCGTTGTATCAGCTGCCAAAGGGGGCAACGCCAGTCGATTTCGCCTTTGCCGTGCATACCGATCTGGGCGCGCAGGCGGTGGGTGCCAAGATCAACGGGCGGCACATGCCGCTGCGCACGCCGCTGGCGAACGGCGACGTGGTCGAGATTATCAAGGGCAGCGACAGCGAACCACAATTGTCGTGGCTCAGCTTCGTGACGACCGCCAAGGCGCGCGCCGCGATCCGCCGTTCGGTCCGCATGAAAGAGCGCGAGGAAACGGTCGAAACGGGCCGCGACCTGTACGAATCGATCGTCGCGCGCATGCCCGGCAAGGTCGGCAAAAAGGCACTGACGGGCGCGCTCAAGCGGCTGGAGCTGTCTGACGAGGACGCGCTGATGCTGGCCATCGGCGAAGCGCGTCTGGGCGAGCGTGAAGTGATGGAGGCGCTGGTCCCCGGCAGCGCGGCCGAATTGCCCGACAACAGTTTCTGGCAGGCGCCCCTGCGTGCCGTCCGCATTCGCGGGCTGAAACGCGGGTCCGATTTCGTGCTTGGCGAATGCTGCCATCCGGTGCCGGGCGACCGCATCGTCGGCCTGTCCGACGGCAAGACGGTCAAGGTCCATACCATCGATTGCCTGACCCTTGCCAGGGAAGCGGGGGACGAGGAGTGGATGGACCTGTCATGGGACGCCAATACCGATGGCGCGACCGGACGATTGCAAGTCATCCTGTATAACCGTCCCGGCACGCTGGCCGAAATGACCGGCATTTTTGCGGCCAACCACGTCAATATCTCGCATCTGGCGCTTTTGTCTCGCGACGAGCGTTTCGGCCATTACGAGGTGGACATCGAAGTGCGCGATCTGGCCCATCTTACGCGCAATATCAGCGCGCTGCGGGCCAGCGATGCGGTCGCGCAGGCTAATCGCGTTTAG
- a CDS encoding GIY-YIG nuclease family protein, whose amino-acid sequence MKRVYFIKPVGMDGPVKIGCSQSPTSRRDALSTWSPFELEIVAEIEGGFDTEQCFHAMFEEQHQRREWFSWSEQLQDVIDSINAGTFDFNDLPGPKRITGNAGKTRRKRTVAECYRASAMRRMHNSPSDWGKFYYPALRRILPERWRDDHWFANRNGIEKLILNGGGKPSRTDWDRRAAA is encoded by the coding sequence ATGAAACGGGTCTATTTCATCAAGCCGGTTGGCATGGATGGTCCGGTCAAAATTGGTTGCAGCCAGTCTCCAACCAGTCGCCGAGATGCGCTCTCTACATGGTCGCCTTTTGAACTTGAGATTGTAGCTGAAATTGAGGGCGGATTTGACACTGAACAGTGTTTTCACGCCATGTTCGAAGAACAACATCAACGGCGCGAATGGTTTTCGTGGAGCGAGCAACTTCAGGATGTAATCGATAGCATCAACGCAGGCACCTTCGATTTTAACGATTTGCCCGGACCCAAGCGCATCACTGGAAACGCCGGAAAAACCCGCAGGAAGCGTACAGTCGCTGAATGCTACAGGGCCAGCGCCATGCGGCGGATGCACAACTCGCCGTCTGATTGGGGTAAGTTCTATTATCCCGCCCTGCGTCGGATTTTGCCTGAGCGTTGGAGAGACGATCATTGGTTCGCCAATCGCAACGGAATTGAAAAGCTCATCCTGAATGGCGGCGGCAAGCCTTCCCGAACCGATTGGGACAGGAGGGCCGCAGCATGA
- a CDS encoding S24 family peptidase, with amino-acid sequence MLLAGRQSWELMPMSEADGLRGRALYEALMQIKPVGLAETEWATQAGVNRGFFTNLKASDISPRSDTLRKLLRHIGRNEADLYTLPQKDMAEASPTPPVPDDIVQIQKLDLSLSMGPGTLIDEYVEAEPVSFDLAFIQAITRSPSNRLKLVTGIGESMYPTLNWGDAILIDTTDKQLAKQDGIYWIDLYGAAGIKRLRTVGPGRVDVISDNPAVPNQTVDASDLRIEGRAIWVARGL; translated from the coding sequence ATGCTTTTGGCCGGTCGTCAGTCGTGGGAATTGATGCCCATGTCAGAAGCAGACGGATTGAGGGGGCGCGCTCTTTACGAAGCGCTGATGCAGATTAAGCCTGTTGGCTTGGCAGAGACCGAATGGGCGACACAGGCAGGCGTAAACCGAGGCTTTTTCACTAATCTGAAAGCCTCCGATATTAGCCCTCGATCAGACACCTTGAGGAAGCTTCTGCGCCATATCGGCCGGAACGAAGCCGATCTTTACACCCTGCCTCAGAAGGATATGGCGGAGGCCAGCCCCACCCCACCAGTGCCAGACGACATTGTTCAAATCCAGAAGCTGGACCTGTCGCTTTCGATGGGACCGGGAACGCTGATTGACGAATATGTCGAGGCAGAACCCGTTAGCTTCGATCTGGCGTTCATACAGGCCATCACTCGTTCCCCGTCAAACCGTCTGAAGCTTGTCACTGGAATTGGCGAAAGCATGTACCCCACCCTCAACTGGGGCGATGCCATCCTGATTGATACCACCGACAAACAACTTGCGAAGCAGGATGGTATTTACTGGATTGACCTATACGGCGCGGCGGGAATCAAGCGACTTAGGACGGTTGGGCCGGGTCGCGTCGATGTCATCTCCGACAATCCAGCGGTGCCCAATCAGACCGTTGATGCCAGTGATTTACGCATAGAGGGGCGGGCCATCTGGGTAGCGAGGGGACTTTAA
- a CDS encoding HIRAN domain-containing protein, translating into MSLPALTLAVVGADYPNKRGPSRRFELAICRIGEPVELRLEPANPADPRAVAVYSCRGVQLGYLTAERCVRIGALIRRGHQVTSIFQTATDFGALIRTSFDGEVPELPKMIGQDADDAPDFWPDPTWDE; encoded by the coding sequence TTGTCCCTCCCTGCCCTAACCCTTGCCGTAGTTGGCGCAGACTATCCGAACAAGCGCGGACCGTCCCGCCGCTTCGAACTGGCGATATGCCGTATCGGCGAGCCAGTCGAATTAAGGCTAGAACCCGCAAATCCCGCCGATCCACGCGCCGTCGCGGTCTATAGCTGCCGTGGCGTCCAGTTAGGCTACCTGACCGCCGAGCGCTGCGTGCGCATAGGCGCGCTCATTCGGCGCGGCCATCAGGTGACATCAATATTCCAAACGGCGACGGACTTCGGCGCATTGATTCGCACTTCGTTCGATGGGGAGGTTCCAGAATTGCCGAAAATGATCGGCCAAGATGCGGACGATGCGCCCGATTTTTGGCCTGATCCGACATGGGATGAATAG
- a CDS encoding DUF5681 domain-containing protein: MTDKMAGEDTPQETPRNPNLKPPWKPGQSGNPAGRPKGARSKLSEDFCQALLDDFKDNGAAAIVSMRTERPNEYAKMIAGILTQDVDVNLNVFAGLDVAIKR, from the coding sequence ATGACTGATAAAATGGCTGGTGAAGATACACCGCAAGAAACACCGCGCAATCCGAACCTGAAGCCGCCATGGAAACCCGGCCAGTCCGGCAACCCTGCCGGTCGGCCTAAGGGCGCTAGGTCCAAACTGTCGGAAGACTTTTGCCAAGCCCTTCTCGACGACTTCAAGGATAACGGTGCGGCGGCGATTGTTTCGATGCGAACTGAGCGCCCGAACGAATATGCCAAGATGATCGCTGGCATTCTTACACAGGACGTGGACGTTAACCTGAACGTCTTTGCTGGGCTGGATGTCGCAATCAAGCGATAG
- a CDS encoding integrase — MPRHDSPLVVGDYWLDKRRDGKSPDIWQIATYAEKSRSIVYRSTKRRTVEEAEPVLRAYEAAERTRSRDQTASELIPHLFHYLREHGPDVKRIDTVKSSFRAWIGFFQQDDLGTGVAVSDLTKSTVARFRRWRMGPHRYSVEWNGKTFNHISQGVTGESVQRNIEDMRAALHHAEAEGRIVAPKIASVDRKLRSDARDVVLTARQLGAMIGYAKDDKAAYRWLALMIATASRPGPALAFDPETQWHDDVLDLHPTGEARTDKQNAVVPVIAPLKTILKDWQDNPHEAVKSRKRWWHTMRGALGLPEEVTPYTIRHTVATFMDQEGVPGAELSSIAGHLPSHRGVARTTSRHYLHYDPHHCPKARKALTKLFRSVEAEAAKWSAGHSRATTTKGKVIILASEA, encoded by the coding sequence ATGCCCCGCCATGACAGCCCGCTCGTCGTCGGAGACTACTGGCTCGACAAACGGCGGGACGGGAAATCCCCCGACATTTGGCAAATCGCGACCTATGCCGAAAAGTCGCGGTCCATTGTCTATCGGTCAACTAAGCGAAGGACTGTAGAGGAAGCGGAACCGGTCCTTCGCGCCTACGAGGCAGCGGAACGCACTAGAAGCAGGGACCAGACCGCAAGCGAGTTAATCCCCCACCTGTTCCACTACCTGCGCGAGCATGGGCCGGACGTTAAGAGGATCGACACCGTGAAAAGCAGTTTCCGCGCATGGATCGGGTTTTTCCAGCAGGACGACCTTGGAACCGGCGTGGCGGTGTCAGACCTTACTAAAAGCACTGTTGCCAGATTCCGCCGCTGGCGCATGGGGCCGCATCGATACAGCGTCGAATGGAACGGCAAGACATTCAATCACATATCGCAGGGCGTGACCGGTGAAAGCGTGCAGCGGAACATCGAGGATATGCGCGCTGCGCTACACCATGCAGAGGCAGAGGGCCGGATCGTCGCGCCCAAGATCGCATCGGTGGACCGCAAGCTAAGATCGGATGCCAGAGACGTTGTACTGACCGCAAGGCAGTTAGGCGCAATGATTGGTTACGCGAAAGACGACAAGGCAGCATACCGCTGGCTGGCTCTGATGATTGCCACAGCATCGCGGCCCGGTCCTGCGCTGGCGTTCGATCCCGAAACACAATGGCATGACGATGTGCTGGACCTTCACCCGACAGGGGAAGCGCGGACAGACAAGCAAAACGCCGTGGTGCCCGTCATAGCGCCGCTGAAAACCATTCTGAAGGATTGGCAGGATAACCCGCATGAAGCGGTCAAGAGCCGCAAACGCTGGTGGCACACGATGCGCGGGGCGCTTGGGTTGCCGGAGGAGGTGACCCCCTACACGATCCGCCATACGGTCGCGACATTCATGGATCAGGAAGGCGTGCCAGGGGCCGAACTGTCTAGCATCGCCGGACACTTGCCCTCGCATCGCGGCGTGGCCCGCACGACGAGCCGCCATTACCTGCATTACGATCCGCATCATTGCCCGAAAGCACGAAAGGCATTGACGAAGCTGTTCCGGTCTGTAGAGGCGGAAGCGGCCAAGTGGTCTGCGGGCCATTCGCGGGCCACCACGACGAAAGGCAAGGTGATAATCCTTGCATCGGAAGCGTGA
- a CDS encoding DUF1367 family protein, whose translation MTDRPLFRRTLEGFAPFNDMAQDLAARTKLGEIVSLDAKKVRNGQYHKLFWAMLKLISDNSNPHISTKAALHFAKLAAGVGEAVTDSRGETHFIPGSISFAKMDQTAFETFVQTAIPPLVGRFMAGTAPQDVINEAMALAA comes from the coding sequence GTGACTGACCGCCCCCTATTCCGCCGCACATTGGAAGGCTTCGCGCCGTTCAATGACATGGCGCAGGATCTGGCCGCACGGACCAAGCTTGGCGAGATTGTCTCGTTAGACGCAAAGAAGGTGCGCAACGGACAGTATCACAAACTGTTCTGGGCCATGCTCAAGCTGATCAGCGATAACAGCAACCCGCACATCAGCACGAAGGCCGCACTACATTTTGCAAAGCTGGCGGCAGGGGTTGGCGAGGCAGTCACAGACAGTCGCGGGGAAACGCATTTCATCCCCGGCAGCATCAGCTTCGCCAAGATGGACCAGACCGCATTCGAGACATTCGTGCAGACCGCCATTCCGCCGCTTGTGGGCCGGTTCATGGCAGGGACCGCACCGCAAGACGTAATTAACGAGGCAATGGCTCTAGCAGCCTGA
- the ssb gene encoding single-stranded DNA-binding protein, with product MSLNQCQFIGNLGADPEIRSTQSGTKIANMRIAVTEKYKDRDGNRQEKTEWITIAVFGDGLVGVIERYLRKGSKVFVQGKWRTRKWQDQNGQDRYSTECVLQGPSATLQMLDGAQGGGNQGGGSSGGTGGSSGGYDDLDDDIPF from the coding sequence ATGTCGCTTAATCAATGTCAATTCATCGGAAACTTGGGGGCTGACCCTGAAATTCGATCCACCCAATCGGGCACCAAGATTGCCAACATGCGCATCGCGGTAACCGAGAAATACAAAGACCGCGACGGGAACCGGCAGGAAAAAACCGAATGGATAACTATCGCCGTATTCGGTGACGGTCTGGTTGGAGTGATCGAACGCTATCTCCGCAAGGGGAGTAAGGTCTTTGTGCAGGGCAAGTGGCGCACCAGAAAATGGCAAGACCAAAATGGGCAGGATCGGTATTCAACAGAATGCGTCTTGCAAGGGCCATCCGCCACGCTCCAAATGCTCGATGGCGCGCAAGGTGGCGGCAATCAGGGCGGCGGCTCGTCGGGCGGCACTGGTGGATCGTCAGGAGGTTATGACGACCTCGATGACGACATTCCGTTTTGA
- a CDS encoding peptidylprolyl isomerase: MKLPLALAAAALCAAPAFAQDGRQPPPAPQSEPTPKQIADSAPAAEWTEIAPEDLMIITLAPTETGEERQIVIRLMSAPFAQGWVDNLRLLTKTRWYDGLWVYRLVDNFVVQWGDPASDPDAGETPRPLPDEIVLSPESDYVHHTGLTATVADPCADDGFDSAAICDNFAPAAGFREGWPVAWDDSSIWPIHCYGMVGVGRNESPDTGTGSELYAIIGHAPRRLDRNLALVGRVIEGMDHFAALPRGHGRMNTYKDKNTRTLVVSVRLASELEDAPRFEYLSTEGESFARMAKVFATGTNEFYTISAGDTDVCAVPLPVRRVSE, translated from the coding sequence ATGAAACTGCCCCTCGCGCTTGCCGCCGCCGCCCTTTGTGCCGCCCCCGCCTTCGCGCAGGATGGTCGCCAGCCCCCGCCAGCCCCCCAATCCGAACCAACGCCCAAACAGATCGCGGACAGCGCCCCCGCGGCAGAATGGACGGAAATCGCGCCAGAGGATCTGATGATCATCACGCTCGCCCCTACAGAAACGGGCGAAGAACGGCAGATCGTAATTCGTCTAATGAGCGCGCCATTCGCGCAAGGCTGGGTTGATAATCTGCGCTTGCTGACCAAAACGCGCTGGTACGACGGGCTGTGGGTTTACCGGTTGGTCGATAATTTCGTCGTGCAATGGGGCGATCCGGCTAGCGACCCCGATGCCGGCGAAACGCCCCGACCGCTGCCCGATGAAATCGTCTTGTCGCCCGAGAGTGATTACGTCCATCACACCGGCTTAACCGCGACCGTTGCGGACCCTTGCGCCGATGACGGATTCGACAGCGCCGCCATTTGCGACAATTTCGCGCCTGCCGCCGGTTTCCGCGAAGGCTGGCCCGTGGCGTGGGACGACAGCAGCATCTGGCCGATCCACTGCTATGGAATGGTCGGCGTGGGGCGCAACGAATCGCCCGATACAGGCACCGGCAGCGAGCTTTATGCCATCATCGGCCATGCGCCGCGCAGACTTGATCGCAATCTTGCTCTGGTCGGGCGCGTGATCGAAGGGATGGATCATTTCGCCGCCCTGCCGCGCGGGCACGGGCGGATGAACACCTATAAGGACAAGAACACGCGCACGCTGGTCGTTTCGGTCAGGCTGGCAAGCGAATTAGAAGATGCGCCGCGCTTTGAATATTTGTCGACCGAAGGTGAAAGCTTTGCCCGTATGGCCAAGGTGTTCGCGACCGGCACGAATGAATTTTACACGATCAGCGCGGGCGACACCGATGTCTGCGCCGTGCCCTTACCGGTGCGGCGGGTGTCCGAATAG
- a CDS encoding ERF family protein has protein sequence MNAVTKTSSNEVTDYSGGLLDVISRAARDPSVDIDKMERLIAMQERVQARDAEIAFSEAFSAMQPDLPAITKGGAIVHKGQTISEFAEWEDINKAITPILSEHGFSLSFKPTTVEKQVAVTAILRHRLGFKDEATLPLPTDTSGAKNAVQSVGSTLSYGKRYAATLLLNLTTEGEDDDGSSSAPRNTYDAAKDAPFPQGPAKNKTELKTLARDVWRDIEAVDDIGSLESILKENASLIEQMRKALPDWWTGGRAKDQTFEGMEHVIERVRKDIMAAG, from the coding sequence ATGAACGCTGTTACCAAAACATCATCGAACGAAGTCACCGATTACAGCGGCGGACTGCTTGACGTAATAAGCCGTGCGGCCCGCGATCCAAGCGTGGACATCGACAAGATGGAACGCCTGATCGCCATGCAGGAGCGGGTGCAGGCGCGCGATGCGGAGATTGCTTTCAGCGAGGCGTTCTCCGCCATGCAGCCGGATCTTCCCGCTATCACTAAGGGCGGCGCAATCGTTCATAAGGGCCAGACCATTTCGGAGTTTGCCGAATGGGAGGACATCAACAAGGCAATAACGCCGATCCTGTCCGAGCATGGCTTCAGCCTATCATTCAAGCCTACTACGGTTGAGAAGCAGGTGGCGGTTACGGCCATCCTGCGCCATCGTTTGGGCTTCAAGGACGAGGCCACCCTCCCCCTGCCGACTGACACCAGCGGCGCTAAGAACGCGGTTCAAAGTGTCGGGTCCACCCTATCCTATGGTAAGCGGTATGCGGCGACCTTGCTACTCAACCTGACCACGGAAGGCGAGGACGATGATGGCAGCTCATCAGCACCGCGAAACACCTATGACGCTGCGAAAGACGCCCCATTCCCGCAGGGCCCGGCAAAGAACAAGACCGAACTGAAAACGCTCGCACGGGATGTTTGGCGAGACATCGAGGCCGTGGACGACATCGGAAGCCTCGAAAGCATTCTCAAAGAGAACGCTTCGCTTATCGAACAGATGCGGAAGGCACTGCCCGACTGGTGGACCGGCGGTCGCGCCAAAGACCAGACCTTCGAGGGAATGGAGCACGTGATTGAACGTGTCCGCAAAGACATCATGGCCGCTGGCTGA